One Clostridia bacterium DNA window includes the following coding sequences:
- a CDS encoding 5'-deoxyadenosine deaminase, whose product MSAILIKDATIVTMDPERRVIEHGDILVEADRIREVGVGIAADVDRVIHASGRIVMPGLIQTHVHLCQALFRGMSDDMELMDWLRRRTWPLEASHDDDSIYFSAMLGIAELLRGGTTSVVDMETVHHTDSAFHAIEQCGIRAISGKVMMDWGEDVPKGLMETREQSISESVALAERWDGASDGRIHYAFTPRFAVSCTDRLLREVSEIAREFGSYIHTHSSESLGEIEIVKRERGARNVIYLDQVGLLGPRTILAHCVHLDQSELETLARTSTHVVHCPSVNMKLASGIAPIPEMLAMGINVSLGADGAGGNNNLDQFVEMRHAALIHKPRLGPTAMPAMAVLEMATVRGAAAMGMSDSLGSIERGKKADLIIVDLRKPHASPGACANPVSRIVYSAHSSDVVMTMVDGRILYEEGRLTTIDEAQTLASCDDAIVRVARRAGVVA is encoded by the coding sequence GTGTCGGCAATCTTGATCAAGGATGCCACCATCGTGACTATGGACCCTGAGCGCCGCGTGATAGAACACGGAGATATTCTGGTCGAGGCAGACAGGATTCGGGAAGTGGGTGTGGGCATTGCGGCTGATGTGGATCGGGTGATCCATGCCTCCGGACGGATTGTGATGCCCGGCCTAATCCAGACCCACGTTCATCTTTGCCAGGCCCTATTCAGAGGAATGTCGGACGACATGGAACTAATGGACTGGCTGAGGCGCCGAACGTGGCCTCTTGAGGCGTCTCATGATGATGATTCGATATACTTCTCCGCCATGCTGGGCATAGCGGAGCTGCTGCGCGGTGGAACAACCTCTGTGGTTGATATGGAGACTGTCCACCACACCGACAGCGCGTTCCATGCCATAGAACAATGCGGAATCAGGGCCATATCGGGCAAAGTCATGATGGACTGGGGAGAGGACGTGCCCAAGGGCCTAATGGAGACCAGGGAGCAGTCGATCTCTGAAAGCGTTGCCCTGGCTGAGAGATGGGATGGAGCATCCGACGGCAGGATCCATTATGCATTCACTCCTAGATTCGCGGTGTCATGCACCGACCGGCTACTGCGCGAAGTGAGCGAAATCGCGCGAGAGTTCGGATCCTACATTCACACGCATTCCTCTGAGAGCCTTGGCGAGATCGAGATCGTCAAGAGGGAGCGCGGCGCCAGGAATGTGATCTACCTCGACCAGGTCGGCCTGCTTGGCCCCAGGACCATCCTTGCTCACTGCGTGCACCTCGACCAATCGGAGCTGGAGACCCTCGCTCGAACCAGTACTCACGTAGTGCACTGCCCGTCCGTGAACATGAAACTGGCGTCGGGCATCGCCCCAATCCCGGAGATGCTGGCCATGGGCATAAACGTGAGCCTTGGCGCCGATGGCGCAGGAGGGAACAACAACCTGGATCAGTTTGTCGAGATGCGCCACGCCGCTCTGATACACAAGCCCCGCCTCGGCCCAACCGCGATGCCGGCCATGGCCGTTCTGGAGATGGCCACTGTCCGGGGAGCAGCAGCCATGGGAATGTCGGATTCGCTTGGAAGCATCGAGCGAGGGAAGAAGGCCGATCTGATCATCGTCGATCTGCGGAAGCCGCACGCAAGCCCTGGGGCTTGCGCCAACCCGGTGTCGCGGATTGTGTATTCCGCTCATTCGTCGGACGTGGTGATGACTATGGTGGATGGGCGAATCCTCTATGAAGAGGGTCGCCTTACCACCATCGACGAGGCGCAGACCCTCGCTAGCTGCGATGACGCGATCGTTCGCGTTGCGAGAAGAGCCGGCGTAGTGGCATAG
- a CDS encoding alpha/beta hydrolase produces MTEIAYSEEILRAQDGIGLFCRSWAPMAASAAVLGNGPASPSIASASEPLSVTASPPRAVIVIAHGLADHSGRFTHVAEHFAGLGYAVYAYDHRGQGKSGGARGHVERFEQFYDDLGCVVRTAKERFPGRKLFLIGHSMGGLIVLGYASAHPAAIDGVIASSPCLELRMKVAEFTRRLVMAISRIAPKIALDTGIPAENLSHDKKIVADYKADEIRYPKITTRFYVEFDRAMRDVRAGAGSFSTPCLFMPGGADPICSTESTAAFYEADPCSDKKLVVWDGLFHEIFNEPEKDQVLATADAWICEREGRQ; encoded by the coding sequence ATGACAGAGATCGCGTACTCGGAAGAGATACTGAGAGCGCAGGATGGTATTGGCCTATTCTGCCGGTCGTGGGCGCCCATGGCCGCCTCGGCGGCGGTGCTGGGAAATGGGCCCGCTTCGCCATCGATAGCGTCTGCGTCAGAGCCCCTGTCAGTGACAGCGTCGCCGCCGAGGGCAGTGATAGTGATTGCCCACGGGCTTGCGGACCACTCGGGGCGGTTCACACACGTGGCGGAGCACTTCGCCGGGCTAGGCTATGCAGTGTACGCCTACGATCACCGTGGGCAGGGGAAGTCCGGTGGGGCGCGGGGCCATGTTGAGAGATTCGAGCAGTTCTACGATGATCTCGGGTGCGTAGTGCGCACGGCAAAGGAGCGCTTTCCAGGGAGAAAGCTCTTCCTCATAGGTCACTCCATGGGAGGGCTGATCGTGCTGGGCTATGCTAGCGCGCACCCTGCTGCCATAGACGGAGTGATTGCAAGCTCACCATGCCTTGAATTGCGGATGAAGGTTGCGGAGTTTACGAGGCGACTCGTAATGGCGATCTCCCGCATTGCTCCGAAGATCGCCCTGGACACGGGAATACCTGCAGAGAACCTGTCTCACGACAAGAAAATAGTTGCCGACTACAAGGCCGATGAAATTCGCTACCCCAAGATAACAACCAGGTTCTACGTGGAATTCGACAGGGCCATGAGGGATGTGCGCGCAGGCGCAGGGTCGTTCTCGACGCCATGCCTGTTCATGCCCGGCGGCGCCGATCCGATCTGTTCCACGGAGTCCACTGCCGCTTTCTACGAGGCAGATCCCTGTTCCGACAAGAAGCTTGTTGTGTGGGATGGGCTATTCCACGAGATTTTCAACGAACCTGAGAAGGATCAGGTGCTCGCAACTGCGGATGCGTGGATTTGCGAACGGGAGGGGCGGCAGTGA
- a CDS encoding NifU family protein, translating to MQEKVAAVIERIRPSLQADGGDVELVGVEGGIVKVRLRGHCAGCPMSAMTLKNGIERILKQEIPEVKSVQSV from the coding sequence ATGCAAGAGAAGGTAGCTGCGGTCATAGAGAGAATCAGGCCCTCGCTGCAGGCCGACGGCGGAGATGTGGAACTCGTCGGAGTTGAGGGTGGAATCGTTAAGGTGCGGCTTCGAGGCCATTGCGCCGGATGTCCGATGTCGGCGATGACTTTGAAGAATGGAATTGAACGCATTCTGAAGCAGGAGATACCCGAGGTCAAATCGGTTCAATCGGTGTAA
- the tdh gene encoding L-threonine 3-dehydrogenase, which translates to MRGEMRAIAKMSPEPGAKKVTAPIPQPGKGEVLVRVRATAICGTDVHIYEWDQWSQNRIKTPRIFGHEFCGDVVELGEGVTKVKEGQFVSIETHTACGKCYYCLTGQAHICQEARIVGVDRDGCFAEYVAVPEFNCWIWDIDIPEEVAAIQDPFGNAVHTTLATDLAAKTVLITGMGPIGLCAIKVAKAAGATEVYVTDVSDYRLDLARKLGADLAVNPKREDPVAAVRAATCGLGADVLLEMSGNPTAIRQGFDALRKAGFVSLLGIPSDPIQIDLATSIIFKSATVQGINGRKMFETWFQARALLKAGLDITPVITHRMSLWDDLDQGMKLMMSGECGKVILYP; encoded by the coding sequence ATGCGAGGAGAGATGCGGGCCATAGCCAAAATGTCGCCGGAGCCCGGCGCCAAGAAGGTGACGGCGCCGATTCCTCAGCCTGGCAAAGGTGAAGTCCTAGTGCGCGTGCGCGCCACTGCGATCTGTGGTACTGATGTCCACATATACGAGTGGGACCAGTGGTCACAGAATCGCATCAAGACACCTAGGATATTCGGTCATGAGTTCTGTGGTGACGTCGTAGAACTCGGCGAGGGCGTCACCAAAGTGAAGGAAGGCCAGTTTGTATCGATTGAGACACATACCGCCTGCGGAAAGTGTTACTACTGCCTCACTGGGCAGGCTCACATATGCCAGGAGGCGAGGATAGTCGGCGTTGACCGCGATGGGTGTTTCGCTGAGTACGTGGCAGTGCCTGAGTTCAACTGCTGGATATGGGATATCGATATACCTGAGGAAGTTGCAGCGATCCAGGATCCGTTCGGAAATGCGGTGCACACCACGTTGGCTACGGACCTCGCGGCTAAGACAGTCCTGATCACAGGAATGGGGCCGATTGGTCTGTGTGCAATCAAGGTAGCGAAGGCCGCCGGGGCCACCGAGGTTTATGTTACCGATGTCTCAGACTACAGGCTCGACCTTGCACGGAAGCTCGGAGCGGATCTCGCCGTGAATCCGAAGCGCGAGGATCCGGTCGCGGCAGTTAGGGCGGCCACTTGCGGCCTTGGCGCTGATGTGCTTCTGGAGATGTCGGGCAACCCCACAGCAATTAGGCAGGGATTCGACGCACTGAGAAAAGCGGGGTTCGTGTCTCTCCTGGGCATCCCGTCTGATCCCATCCAGATAGACCTTGCAACTTCGATCATATTCAAGAGCGCAACCGTCCAGGGAATCAACGGCCGCAAGATGTTCGAAACATGGTTCCAGGCGAGGGCCTTATTGAAGGCGGGGCTGGACATCACGCCGGTCATTACGCACAGAATGTCGCTATGGGATGATCTCGATCAAGGCATGAAGCTGATGATGTCGGGCGAGTGCGGCAAGGTAATTCTATATCCGTAA
- a CDS encoding ABC transporter ATP-binding protein, giving the protein MTDGQPVIEVEHLRKAYGATVAVDDISFAVGAGEIFGMVGPNGAGKTTTVECLEGLRTPDSGKATVLGQDPRHEGRALRSRIGIQLQHSALQDDIRVWEALDLYSSFYPRSVDWKSLLGQLGLAEKRNSFFSRLSGGQKQRLFIALALVNDPELVFLDELTTGLDPQSRHAAWDLVRGVRDRGKTVFITTHFMEEAERLCDRVAIVDHGRIVAMDSPANLIANSGVDTIVSFSPSGGGASFDPDLVRGVAGVVSVEISGERVTIVGHGSGLVSDVVMALSAAGVRFGDLSTKQPTLEDCFLALTGGKMRD; this is encoded by the coding sequence GTGACAGACGGTCAGCCTGTAATCGAAGTGGAGCACTTGCGTAAGGCCTATGGCGCCACTGTGGCTGTTGACGACATATCGTTTGCGGTTGGAGCTGGGGAGATCTTCGGCATGGTTGGCCCTAACGGTGCAGGCAAGACCACCACAGTGGAGTGCCTGGAAGGCCTCAGAACGCCCGACTCTGGAAAGGCGACGGTGCTTGGGCAGGATCCTCGGCACGAGGGCCGGGCCTTGCGTTCTCGGATCGGGATACAGCTTCAGCATTCCGCCCTACAGGATGACATCAGGGTGTGGGAGGCGCTTGATCTCTATTCGTCTTTCTACCCGCGCTCTGTGGACTGGAAGTCCCTCCTAGGCCAGCTTGGTCTCGCGGAGAAACGGAACTCGTTCTTCTCGCGGCTTTCCGGCGGTCAGAAGCAGCGCCTCTTCATAGCGCTTGCGCTTGTTAACGATCCAGAGCTAGTATTCCTGGATGAGCTTACCACCGGCCTCGATCCGCAATCGCGCCATGCCGCCTGGGACCTGGTGAGGGGAGTGCGTGATCGGGGAAAGACCGTCTTCATCACTACTCATTTCATGGAGGAGGCAGAGCGCCTATGCGATCGGGTGGCCATAGTGGATCACGGACGAATAGTGGCTATGGACTCGCCCGCCAATCTGATAGCCAACTCCGGGGTTGACACCATAGTGTCCTTCAGCCCGAGCGGCGGCGGGGCTTCGTTCGATCCAGACTTGGTGCGTGGGGTAGCGGGTGTGGTGTCTGTGGAGATTTCCGGTGAGCGCGTTACCATCGTTGGCCATGGCAGCGGCCTGGTGTCTGACGTCGTCATGGCGCTGTCTGCTGCAGGGGTTCGCTTCGGGGACTTATCAACCAAGCAGCCAACCCTTGAGGACTGCTTCCTTGCTCTCACCGGCGGGAAGATGCGCGATTGA
- a CDS encoding glycine C-acetyltransferase: MSDALAYLGEELATLREQKLFRYPKVLAGRQEAVATYDGRKVVNLSSNNYLGLAAHPRMIAAARKAVLEFGAGSGAVRTIAGTMEMHVELERKIAAFKHTEAALVFQSGFTANSGTVSAILGKEDMIVSDELNHASIIDGCRLSRAAIKVFPHGDIAALRRTLDETDAVRDAGRHVLVITDGVFSMDGDIARLPEIVKAAKEHGAITMVDDAHASGVLGRNGRGTVDHFNLHGQVDIQVGTLSKAIGVLGGYVAGSRALIDYLIHRGRPILFSTSHPPAVTAACLEAFDILIDEPERIERLWANARFLKKGLEHLGFNTGISETPITPVIVGDGALAMRLSDKLFEEGVFAQGLAFPTVPHGKARVRTIVSASHTEEDLKYSLNAFEKVGRELGII, encoded by the coding sequence ATGTCAGATGCGCTGGCGTACTTAGGTGAGGAGCTGGCCACATTGCGTGAGCAGAAGCTCTTCAGGTATCCGAAGGTCCTGGCCGGCCGGCAGGAGGCCGTAGCCACATATGATGGACGGAAGGTCGTGAACCTGTCATCCAACAACTACCTTGGTCTTGCGGCTCACCCAAGGATGATTGCAGCTGCGAGGAAGGCCGTTCTGGAGTTCGGGGCCGGGTCTGGAGCTGTGCGCACCATCGCAGGCACCATGGAGATGCACGTGGAGCTTGAGCGCAAGATCGCCGCATTCAAGCATACCGAGGCGGCCCTGGTGTTTCAGTCAGGTTTCACGGCGAATTCTGGAACAGTGTCGGCGATACTCGGCAAGGAAGACATGATCGTAAGCGACGAACTCAACCATGCGAGCATTATCGATGGATGCCGACTGAGCCGGGCTGCGATCAAGGTGTTCCCCCACGGTGATATTGCTGCTCTGAGGCGAACACTTGATGAGACTGATGCAGTGCGGGATGCGGGTCGCCATGTTCTGGTGATCACCGACGGCGTGTTCAGCATGGACGGGGATATCGCACGGCTTCCCGAGATCGTGAAGGCCGCCAAGGAGCATGGGGCCATCACCATGGTTGACGACGCCCATGCCAGCGGGGTTCTGGGGCGCAATGGCCGTGGGACCGTGGACCACTTCAACCTGCACGGGCAGGTGGATATCCAGGTCGGAACGCTTTCGAAGGCCATAGGCGTTCTAGGCGGATATGTCGCAGGCAGCAGGGCCCTTATCGACTACTTAATTCACAGGGGTCGACCCATACTGTTCAGCACGTCGCATCCCCCGGCAGTAACCGCTGCGTGCCTTGAGGCCTTTGACATCCTCATCGATGAACCCGAACGGATAGAGAGGCTTTGGGCTAACGCCAGATTCCTAAAGAAAGGCCTAGAGCACCTGGGGTTCAATACTGGAATCAGTGAGACCCCAATTACCCCCGTGATTGTTGGCGACGGGGCTCTGGCCATGAGGCTCTCCGACAAGCTCTTCGAGGAAGGCGTGTTTGCTCAGGGGTTGGCCTTCCCCACAGTCCCGCATGGCAAGGCCAGGGTGCGCACGATAGTGAGCGCTTCCCACACCGAGGAAGACCTGAAATACTCGCTCAATGCATTCGAGAAAGTGGGGCGGGAGCTGGGCATCATCTGA
- a CDS encoding HesA/MoeB/ThiF family protein has translation MRVPILHAPLTESQKERYKRHICLAHVGEAGVEKIRAARVLIVGAGGLGSPIALYLAAAGVGVIGLVDSDTVELSNLQRQIIHSMPDIGRAKVESAAEKMRRLNPDVLVEEHRVALNAANAVELVNGYDVAVDALDNLETRFILSDACGACGKPFVHGAVLGWMGQAMTFLPGQGPCYRCVFGGGAHERLGADEDLGPLNPARAGVLSSAPGVIGAVEATEVLKLITGVGEPLIGRLLLWDAQCMAFDEVRVLRDPECHACGHHD, from the coding sequence GTGAGAGTTCCGATTTTACATGCGCCGCTGACTGAATCTCAGAAGGAGAGATACAAGCGCCATATCTGCCTCGCGCATGTGGGCGAGGCGGGAGTTGAGAAGATCCGGGCCGCGCGCGTCCTCATCGTGGGCGCGGGCGGGCTCGGATCTCCTATTGCGCTCTACCTTGCTGCGGCGGGAGTCGGCGTTATCGGGCTTGTGGATTCGGACACAGTGGAGCTATCCAATCTGCAGAGGCAGATCATCCACTCTATGCCCGATATTGGCCGCGCCAAGGTGGAATCCGCGGCGGAGAAGATGAGAAGGCTCAACCCGGATGTCCTTGTTGAGGAACACCGGGTCGCTTTGAACGCGGCCAACGCGGTGGAGCTAGTGAACGGGTATGATGTGGCAGTGGATGCCCTTGATAACCTGGAGACGAGGTTCATTCTCAGCGACGCATGCGGCGCGTGTGGGAAGCCATTTGTTCACGGTGCGGTGCTGGGCTGGATGGGGCAGGCTATGACCTTTCTGCCTGGGCAGGGCCCGTGCTATCGGTGCGTGTTCGGAGGAGGCGCGCACGAGCGTTTGGGAGCTGACGAGGATCTAGGCCCTCTGAACCCGGCCCGTGCAGGGGTGCTGTCATCGGCGCCCGGAGTAATCGGAGCTGTGGAAGCCACAGAGGTTCTTAAGTTGATTACTGGAGTTGGCGAACCCCTTATTGGGCGGCTTCTGCTGTGGGATGCGCAGTGCATGGCTTTCGATGAGGTGCGCGTGCTTCGGGACCCAGAGTGCCACGCTTGCGGCCATCATGACTGA
- a CDS encoding peptidoglycan-binding protein: protein MAEKPEGGSAVRLAILIIAGLACAMVFSRGYIPRPQPQDAVGKPSLVIPAAGPASSGEAAHMIAPGGGNSAREDSLEGPRPASCSCDVLYKLWLAEPPMTGEHVGDLQEGLAVAGYLDSPADGVFGPATSAAVLSFQTGLGIGSDGVVDMSTWMALGRVCEPVIAASLKPCQDVVGSASQTDSAWQAILIDTSNLTLTFLENGRPVKQYPVGLGKPSTPTPLGQFRVIEKAAWAGGFGTRWMGLNVPWGKYGIHGTNKPWTVGQRKSGGCIRMLNRHVEQLYSMVKTGTQVIITAGPFGILGDSRPRIEPGAKGSYVYEVQIRLRRMGYSHAGVDGVYGPGTEQAVMQLQRDRGLPATGVVNMRTYEALGLAVVD, encoded by the coding sequence ATGGCCGAAAAGCCGGAAGGCGGATCAGCCGTCCGCTTGGCAATACTGATCATAGCAGGGCTCGCATGCGCAATGGTGTTCTCAAGAGGATACATCCCGCGGCCACAGCCGCAGGATGCAGTGGGTAAGCCCAGCCTGGTCATTCCGGCGGCTGGTCCAGCCAGCTCGGGAGAAGCCGCTCACATGATCGCCCCTGGCGGCGGAAACAGCGCCCGTGAGGACTCCTTGGAAGGCCCTAGGCCCGCGTCGTGCTCGTGTGACGTGCTATACAAGCTGTGGCTCGCTGAGCCTCCCATGACTGGGGAGCATGTCGGGGATCTCCAGGAGGGCCTGGCAGTTGCAGGCTACCTCGACTCCCCCGCCGATGGCGTGTTCGGACCAGCCACTTCCGCCGCGGTACTCAGCTTCCAAACTGGGCTTGGAATTGGCTCCGACGGCGTGGTAGACATGTCGACCTGGATGGCATTGGGGCGCGTGTGTGAACCTGTAATCGCAGCCTCTCTCAAGCCGTGCCAGGATGTGGTAGGCTCGGCGAGCCAAACGGATTCGGCCTGGCAGGCAATACTGATAGATACATCGAATCTGACCCTCACCTTTCTCGAGAACGGACGCCCGGTCAAACAGTACCCGGTGGGCCTTGGGAAGCCCTCCACCCCCACTCCACTGGGGCAGTTCCGCGTCATCGAGAAGGCAGCCTGGGCAGGCGGGTTTGGCACACGCTGGATGGGACTTAATGTACCGTGGGGCAAGTATGGCATCCACGGTACAAACAAGCCGTGGACTGTGGGGCAGCGCAAGTCCGGCGGCTGCATACGGATGCTAAACCGCCATGTAGAGCAGCTATACTCTATGGTCAAGACCGGGACCCAGGTGATAATCACCGCAGGCCCTTTCGGTATCCTAGGAGATTCAAGGCCGAGGATAGAACCTGGGGCAAAAGGCAGTTACGTATATGAGGTGCAGATCAGACTGCGCAGAATGGGATACTCCCACGCTGGTGTTGATGGCGTGTATGGGCCCGGAACTGAGCAAGCCGTGATGCAATTGCAGCGTGATCGGGGCCTGCCTGCTACCGGAGTTGTGAACATGCGAACCTACGAAGCGCTTGGATTAGCTGTGGTGGACTAA
- a CDS encoding ABC transporter permease yields MRKLAKLTWVEFKLLFREPVVVFFTLAFPVMMLFLFGAIYGNRPSPLFGGLGTIDISVPAYMCMIIATAGLISLPVTVSSYRENGVLRRLSATPVGTTAILTAQVVVNLGITLVGAALLVTSARLAYHVRFSGSAASIVLALVFASLSFLSLGFMLTGFTSTSRAALAVSMAVMYPMLFLSGASIPREMLPSGVKRFGEFLPLTHVVTLMRGLWVGDSWGAHLKEVWVLAAVLVVSVAVSARTFRYES; encoded by the coding sequence TTGAGGAAGCTAGCCAAGCTCACCTGGGTCGAGTTCAAGCTTCTGTTCCGGGAGCCAGTTGTGGTCTTCTTCACCCTGGCCTTCCCGGTGATGATGCTCTTTCTGTTCGGCGCGATCTACGGCAATCGCCCTAGCCCGCTCTTTGGGGGGCTGGGAACCATCGACATATCGGTTCCAGCCTACATGTGCATGATCATCGCTACGGCTGGCCTCATCAGTCTGCCTGTTACAGTCTCTTCCTACAGGGAGAATGGAGTGCTTCGCCGCCTTTCGGCGACTCCAGTGGGCACGACGGCGATACTCACTGCTCAGGTTGTGGTGAACCTTGGCATCACGCTGGTTGGCGCGGCGCTTCTCGTGACCTCCGCGCGTCTGGCGTACCACGTTCGTTTCTCGGGGAGTGCAGCCAGTATCGTTCTTGCCCTGGTATTTGCGTCTTTGAGCTTTCTGTCGCTGGGTTTCATGCTTACTGGATTCACCTCTACCTCCAGGGCAGCGCTGGCCGTAAGCATGGCAGTGATGTATCCGATGCTGTTTCTCTCAGGGGCGAGCATTCCTAGAGAGATGCTGCCGTCAGGCGTGAAGCGGTTTGGGGAGTTCCTCCCCCTGACGCACGTTGTCACGTTGATGAGAGGGCTTTGGGTGGGAGACTCGTGGGGCGCTCATCTCAAGGAAGTGTGGGTGCTGGCAGCGGTGCTTGTGGTATCAGTGGCTGTGTCGGCAAGGACGTTCAGGTACGAGTCATAG
- a CDS encoding glycerol-3-phosphate acyltransferase, whose protein sequence is MRAALIIVANFVLGSVPFAVLVGRALRGVDITRYGDHNPGTYNALRAGGLALAAPAMILEFLKGHVSGLLAQAMMKANPGTPWWVWVLAVAAPIAGHAFSPFLRFRGGKALAVTLGVWTAIAGWPAMLSYTGVICAQELTWPNAPDAFKVGLGMVALAVSMYVCKLPARYGITWTVNLAIIMIKQVQYETVFQSTAQRYGAGINDNAPGAKA, encoded by the coding sequence TTGAGGGCTGCCTTGATCATCGTTGCGAATTTCGTTCTTGGTTCGGTCCCGTTTGCTGTATTGGTGGGCCGTGCACTGCGAGGAGTGGACATAACGCGGTATGGTGATCACAACCCTGGCACATACAATGCACTCCGAGCCGGCGGCCTTGCGCTTGCTGCGCCTGCAATGATCCTTGAGTTCCTCAAGGGGCACGTCTCTGGGCTCCTTGCCCAGGCGATGATGAAGGCGAACCCGGGCACGCCCTGGTGGGTATGGGTGCTGGCGGTAGCTGCGCCCATAGCTGGACATGCCTTCTCTCCGTTTCTGAGGTTTCGGGGAGGCAAGGCGCTTGCGGTTACCCTCGGCGTGTGGACGGCCATCGCCGGATGGCCTGCGATGCTATCCTATACAGGGGTCATCTGTGCGCAGGAGCTCACTTGGCCGAATGCTCCTGACGCCTTCAAGGTAGGATTGGGCATGGTCGCTCTGGCCGTGAGCATGTACGTGTGCAAACTCCCTGCCAGATACGGCATCACATGGACCGTTAACCTCGCCATCATCATGATCAAACAGGTGCAGTATGAAACCGTATTCCAGAGCACTGCGCAGAGATACGGCGCCGGGATTAACGACAATGCGCCGGGCGCCAAGGCGTGA
- a CDS encoding ABC transporter permease yields MLTTSGFQQWISAQMRVVGAIVRKDLLVFFRYPANAIMTVIEPIMFLTPAYFMGLGFSVGGRAVGFEGFTGTADHFSFVLIGAFMGSYISAAFWGIAYSVKEDMLVGVLESNWVSPAGRVTLIIGRSIFMLIGTTLNSLVVLILGALIFRLNLTGDVLIAVLTMIPMLIALAGFGLGLAGIVLVVREADTAIDISNYLVGTLSGSKFPVAMLPRPILAIALALPTTYGFDAVRGILLGTKTLMPMRQEFLIMIGSMTAMCIGGYFLFRTLERRCRRLGVLGTY; encoded by the coding sequence ATGTTGACTACGTCGGGTTTTCAGCAATGGATATCAGCTCAGATGCGAGTAGTGGGGGCAATTGTGCGAAAGGACCTTCTGGTGTTCTTCCGATACCCCGCAAACGCCATCATGACTGTGATTGAGCCCATTATGTTTCTCACTCCCGCGTACTTCATGGGGTTGGGGTTCTCTGTGGGAGGGCGTGCAGTCGGATTCGAGGGCTTCACCGGCACCGCGGATCATTTCTCTTTCGTGCTGATCGGCGCCTTCATGGGAAGCTACATCAGCGCTGCATTCTGGGGGATCGCATACTCCGTGAAAGAAGACATGCTCGTGGGAGTACTGGAATCCAACTGGGTCTCCCCTGCCGGGCGGGTCACGCTCATCATAGGACGCAGTATCTTCATGCTGATCGGGACGACGCTAAACAGCCTCGTTGTGCTCATCCTAGGCGCACTCATCTTCCGGCTGAACCTCACTGGGGATGTCCTGATTGCAGTGCTCACAATGATACCCATGCTCATAGCCCTGGCAGGTTTTGGCCTGGGCCTCGCTGGAATAGTGCTGGTTGTGCGCGAGGCCGACACGGCGATCGACATCTCCAACTACCTGGTCGGGACGCTCTCAGGGTCCAAGTTCCCGGTCGCCATGCTCCCCCGTCCGATCCTCGCCATCGCGCTGGCGCTGCCCACCACATACGGGTTCGACGCAGTCCGGGGAATTCTGCTGGGAACCAAGACACTCATGCCCATGCGTCAGGAGTTCCTCATCATGATCGGCTCAATGACGGCGATGTGCATAGGAGGATACTTCCTGTTCCGAACCCTTGAACGACGGTGCAGAAGGCTTGGCGTTCTGGGAACCTACTAA